Proteins encoded in a region of the Podospora pseudopauciseta strain CBS 411.78 chromosome 6, whole genome shotgun sequence genome:
- a CDS encoding hypothetical protein (EggNog:ENOG503PQIV), protein MARRYALMVTLVPTVSHTHRMPFSQLPAVHGTCALTLSSHALELLWAQTTIPLASGKSAEPVRWDSEMVHPGPKKGDNGFWNGDSPRTLLWVETELPRGSRDSRGSRDGYIGYKVTRPSPVEDFYTLRVHFRFTHTFTMIVRESEPHANFGRGAYDTTGVPKPPPPKPR, encoded by the exons ATGGCTCGACGCTATGCTCTGATGGTCACCTTGGTGCCCACAGTGTCGCACACTCACAGGATGCCGTTTTCCCAGCTGCCAGCGGTACATGGTACGTGTGCCCTCACGCTGAGCTCTCACGCTCTCGAGCTGCTGTGGGCCCAAACCACGATACCCCTGGCCTCAGGGAAATCCGCCGAGCCTGTCCGCTGGGATTCTGAGATGGTACATCCCGGTCCCAAAAAGGGGGACAACGGT TTCTGGAACGGTGACTCTCCACGCACGTTGCTTTGGGTCGAAACGGAGCTGCCCAGGGGTAGCAGGGATAGCAGGGGTAGCAGGGATGGGTACATTGGCTACAAGGTCACTCG TCCTTCGCCTGTCGAGGACTTCTACACT CTTCGAGTCCATTTTCGcttcacacacacattcACAATGATTGTCAGAGAGTCAGAACCCCACGCCAACTTCGGCCGCGGTGCCTATGACACCACCGGAGTGCCAaagccgcctcctcccaagccccGGTAA
- the DBR1 gene encoding lariat debranching enzyme (COG:A; BUSCO:EOG09262LI4; EggNog:ENOG503NU5D) yields the protein MNRQLALPAAHWAPRQSLFPFGVTRLQIRLKSSKCKSKKKNSKMSDKSLRVAIEGCGHGTLNAIYSTITASCKERSWDGVDVLIIGGDFQAIRNADDLTVMSIPAKYRELGDFPDYYSGKRKAPYLTIFVAGNHEAASHLAELHYGGWVAPNIYYMGAANILRLGPIRIAGMSGIWKGHDYRKPHHERLPFNQSDTKSFYHVREIDVRKLLQVRTQVDIGISHDWPRGIEKHGDANRLWKMKPDFQRESHDGSLGNPAADYVLNRLRPPYWFSAHLHCKYSAIKKFDPPTSEPQPSASATLLESATVPPAVPAHNSDEIDLDLEEEETPAAPAQNPDEIDLDLDEEETPVGPSTSSAPITTTSSKPQSEEQQTDALRSLLPSTFSKPKTQIQTTPGQPVPQTITNTTTRFLALDKCLPGRAFLQLMEIPSPTTITRPVKLAYDKEWLSILRAFHPPIKSTFGIRGAPVPEDKGEEYYLGLIRENEEWVEENLVKKGKMEVPEDFEVTAPVMEGGWERGREVQPREYTNPQMARFCELLGVENYWDASEEEREGRRVKGPDEDEFGGGVRGGRGGGGGREGRGRGGGGGGGGGYRGRGGGGGGYRGRGGGGGGGYRGGGRGGGGGYRGRGGGQF from the exons atgAACCGTCAACTTGCTCTTCCCGCTGCACATTGGGCGCCAAGGCAATCGTTATTTCCATTTGGTGTCACTCGATTGCAAATTCGTCTCAAGTCTTCAAAGTGTAAATCCAAAAAGAAGAATAGCAAGATGAGCGACAAGTCGCTTCGCGTGGCCATTGAAGGCTGT GGTCATGGCACCCTCAACGCAATCTACTCTACCATCACGGCCTCATGTAAAGAGCGCAGCTGGGATGGCGTCGATGTCCTTATCATCGGCGGTGACTTTCAGGCCATCCGCAACGCCGATGACCTGACGGTCATGTCCATCCCGGCCAAGTATCGCGAACTGGGTGACTTCCCTGACTATTACAGTGGGAAAAGAAAGGCCCCCTATCTCACCATCTTTGTTGCTGGCAACCACGAAGCAGCATCTCATCTGGCAGAGCTGCATTATGGTGGGTGGGTCGCCCCAAATATCTACTATATGGGCGCCGCCAACATTCTTCGACTGGGACCCATTCGAATCGCTGGCATGAGTGGCATCTGGAAGGGCCACGACTATCGCAAACCCCATCATGAGCGTCTCCCCTTCAACCAGAGCGATACCAAGTCTTTCTATCACGTTCGCGAGATCGACGTTCGAAAGCTGTTGCAGGTGCGAACACAGGTGGATATTGGCATCAGCCACGACTGGCCGCGAGGGATCGAGAAGCATGGTGACGCCAACCGGCTCTGGAAGATGAAGCCCGATTTTCAGAGGGAGTCACACGATGGGTCGTTGGGAAACCCGGCTGCGGATTATGTCCTGAACCGCCTCCGGCCACCGTACTGGTTCTCTGCTCACTTGCATTGCAAGTATTCTGCCATTAAAAAGTTTGATCCTCCTACCTCAGAGCCTCAACCATCTGCATCAGCAACACTTCTGGAATCAGCCACGGTCCCGCCAGCTGTCCCTGCGCATAACTCGGATGAgatcgacctcgacctcgaagaggaagaaactCCAGCCGCTCCCGCACAGAACCCCGATGAAATCGACCTTGAcctcgacgaggaagaaaCCCCTGTTGGTCCATCCACCAGCTCAGCCCCTattaccaccacctcatccaAGCCCCAATCTGAAGAGCAACAAACCGATGCCCTccgctccctcctcccatccacctTTTCCAAACCTAAAACCCAAATCCAGACCACCCCCGGCCAACCCGTCCCCCAAACTAtaaccaacaccacaacccGCTTCCTGGCTCTAGACAAGTGCCTCCCCGGCCGAGCCTTCCTCCAACTAATGGagatcccctcccccaccaccatcacccgcccAGTGAAGCTAGCCTACGACAAGGAATGGCTCTCCATCCTCCGGGCCTTCCACCCGCCGATCAAATCCACTTTTGGCATCCGCGGTGCCCCGGTCCCGGAGGACAAAGGGGAGGAGTACTACCTTGGTTTGATCAGGGAGAATGAGGAGTGGGTGGAGGAAAatttggtgaagaaggggaagatggaGGTCCCGGAGGATTTTGAGGTGACGGcgccggtgatggaggggggttgggaacgGGGACGGGAGGTTCAGCCTAGGGAGTATACTAATCCGCAGATGGCAAGGTTTTGTGAGCTGTTGGGGGTGGAGAATTATTGGGATgcgagtgaggaggagagggaggggaggagggtgaaggggcctgatgaggatgagtttggtggaggggttaggggtgggagaggtggtggggggggcagagaggggagggggaggggtggtggtggtggtggtggagggggttatagagggcggggaggaggtggtggtgggtataggggaagagggggtggaggcggtggtgggtatagaggaggtggaaggggtggtggtggtggttatcGAGGCAGAGGGGGCGGTCAGTTTTAG